A genomic region of Catalinimonas niigatensis contains the following coding sequences:
- a CDS encoding TolB-like translocation protein, with amino-acid sequence MACTFTANAQINQTGFGKNRVQYKNFNWRYYSSDNFDIYFYDEGQDNALIAAKFLEKEFERITDVIGYAPYSKTKIFLYNSNKDLLQSNVGVGGKKYTVGGQTDFVKSQVEIAYPGTMLSFKDELVKRISEMLISDMMFGGSLTDMFQSAYLLSLPEWFIQGAARYIAEGWSIEMDDFMREQFQDNKNLKLGKLTGEDAALVGQSVWNFIATRYGKSSISNILNLTRIIRNEESSVVNTLGIPYKLFTRQWASYYGEMANQVNESYIFPESDQKLRNKNRNNLAYNQVAFSPDGTYLAYSENFKGKYKVKVLNVKTGKKRTVYTSGYKVIDQEFDPSIPLLSWNNNQTLGIVGYDKGKNFMLLYNMGAKSKQQITLTRFNQVKSMDFNDNGRLAVMSADLNGQNDLYLYNPNRNTFQRITNDIYDDLYPRFIPGSDKIVFSSNRPEDSLYYANQAARDIQLNTDIDDNFNIFIYEGDEADSMLTRVTNTVSKDIHPIPQDENTIYYLSDQRGIYNIYKYNLRDSLFNQVTNYALSVQDYDINFANSMLSFVMLSDVADHVYLESSFNLDNNIFTPKTQRQDAIQARIISQRLSETKRRVNEQATSDTSSLVAPQDLVDQLDTLIVDIPDSLANDSIRQSGVLTLPDTIPDDSNFVDTEDYTFDLEAEEGLIDTDNYVFDTPDQPEGQDENDVSTDNFRFESESDDSGLGNSFLARYRKLQKETRIDGPFPYETRFSADNIVTSLTVDPLRRFGFNIQVQMNDMLENHRFYGGIVQYTDLQSGNIYAEYEYLKNRVDLKARFERNGYMFNSGDRDIQKYSMNTFKVGASLPFNVTTRLELNPFYTNTNFMDLSQVSTNVESAFHYGGINAGLVFDNTLVTGLKNFEGTRAKVFFTHYQGLNDPGKSFSNIEVDVRHYQKLYRDITFATRVFYGNFFGSNAQKYLLGGMNNWLFFNTDTQDENDPLAIERNVDNSNILFTQFTDMRGFNYNKFNGTDVLTFTAELRLPIVRFFHRGPIASNFFRNLEFVGFYDIGSSWTGNSPFNEENSLNTEVIDDGGPFRAEIKNFKNPWLQSYGAGIRTVLLGYYLKFDVAYPIEDNIVAEKPKLYLTLGYDF; translated from the coding sequence ATGGCATGCACATTCACAGCCAACGCACAAATCAATCAAACTGGCTTTGGTAAGAATAGGGTGCAGTATAAAAATTTTAACTGGCGCTATTACAGCTCAGATAATTTTGACATCTACTTTTATGATGAAGGACAGGATAATGCCTTGATCGCTGCTAAGTTTTTAGAAAAAGAATTTGAGCGAATTACTGATGTCATTGGCTATGCCCCTTATTCCAAAACTAAAATTTTTCTTTACAACTCCAACAAAGACCTTTTACAAAGCAATGTAGGAGTGGGTGGAAAAAAATATACTGTGGGTGGGCAGACTGACTTCGTCAAATCTCAGGTAGAAATTGCCTATCCCGGTACTATGCTCTCATTTAAAGATGAGTTAGTCAAGCGAATTTCTGAAATGCTTATAAGTGATATGATGTTCGGTGGAAGTCTTACCGACATGTTTCAGAGTGCTTATCTGTTAAGCTTGCCTGAGTGGTTTATTCAAGGTGCCGCACGTTATATCGCAGAAGGATGGAGTATTGAAATGGATGACTTCATGCGGGAGCAGTTTCAGGATAACAAAAACCTCAAACTAGGCAAACTCACCGGAGAAGATGCTGCCCTGGTCGGTCAGTCTGTCTGGAATTTTATAGCAACCCGCTATGGCAAAAGTAGTATTTCCAATATCCTTAACCTTACCCGTATCATCCGCAATGAGGAGAGTAGTGTCGTTAATACTTTAGGGATTCCTTACAAATTATTTACCCGACAATGGGCTTCTTACTATGGAGAGATGGCTAATCAGGTGAATGAATCTTATATTTTTCCGGAATCTGATCAGAAGCTGCGTAACAAAAACCGTAATAACCTGGCCTATAACCAGGTAGCCTTTAGCCCTGATGGAACCTATCTGGCCTACTCGGAAAACTTTAAAGGCAAATACAAAGTGAAGGTTCTTAATGTAAAGACCGGGAAAAAAAGGACCGTTTACACTTCAGGTTATAAAGTAATTGATCAGGAATTTGATCCGTCAATCCCGCTGCTCAGTTGGAACAACAATCAAACTTTGGGTATCGTAGGTTACGACAAAGGCAAGAACTTTATGTTGCTGTACAACATGGGAGCCAAGAGTAAGCAACAAATTACACTCACACGCTTCAATCAGGTCAAATCTATGGATTTCAATGACAATGGACGATTGGCCGTAATGAGTGCAGACCTTAATGGGCAAAATGATCTTTACCTTTATAATCCTAATAGAAACACTTTCCAACGGATCACCAATGATATTTATGATGATCTATACCCTCGTTTTATTCCGGGAAGCGACAAGATTGTTTTTAGCAGCAACCGCCCTGAAGATTCTCTTTATTATGCCAACCAGGCTGCCCGAGATATCCAACTGAATACTGACATAGATGATAACTTTAACATTTTCATTTATGAGGGAGATGAAGCAGACTCAATGCTCACCCGGGTAACCAATACGGTGAGCAAGGATATACATCCTATACCACAGGATGAAAACACCATTTACTACTTAAGCGATCAAAGAGGTATATACAATATATATAAGTACAACCTGAGAGACAGTCTTTTTAATCAGGTTACCAATTACGCTCTGAGTGTTCAGGATTATGACATTAACTTTGCCAACAGCATGCTCTCTTTTGTGATGCTTTCTGATGTTGCAGATCATGTGTATCTTGAGAGTAGCTTTAACCTGGATAATAACATTTTTACGCCCAAGACACAGAGGCAGGATGCGATACAAGCAAGAATTATATCTCAGAGGCTCTCTGAAACGAAAAGAAGAGTAAATGAGCAGGCTACCTCTGATACTTCATCCTTAGTTGCTCCACAAGATTTGGTTGATCAACTTGATACCCTTATTGTTGACATTCCGGATTCTCTGGCTAATGACAGCATCCGGCAAAGCGGGGTATTGACGTTACCAGATACCATACCAGATGACAGCAACTTTGTAGACACGGAGGATTACACCTTTGATTTAGAAGCAGAGGAAGGGCTGATTGATACTGATAACTATGTTTTTGATACTCCTGATCAGCCTGAAGGACAGGATGAGAATGATGTTTCTACAGATAACTTTAGATTTGAAAGTGAAAGCGATGACTCTGGTTTAGGCAATTCTTTCCTTGCCCGCTACCGTAAGCTTCAAAAAGAAACCCGTATTGACGGTCCCTTCCCTTACGAAACCCGTTTTAGTGCTGATAACATAGTCACTTCCCTTACTGTAGACCCATTGAGAAGGTTTGGGTTTAACATTCAGGTGCAGATGAACGACATGTTGGAGAACCATCGTTTCTACGGAGGAATCGTACAGTATACTGACCTGCAAAGTGGTAATATTTATGCTGAATATGAATACCTGAAAAACCGGGTAGACTTAAAGGCCCGCTTTGAAAGAAACGGCTATATGTTTAATTCCGGCGACCGGGATATTCAGAAGTATTCCATGAATACATTCAAAGTAGGGGCATCCTTACCCTTTAATGTCACAACTCGTTTAGAACTGAACCCCTTCTATACCAATACTAACTTCATGGATTTATCCCAAGTAAGTACTAATGTAGAAAGTGCATTTCATTATGGAGGTATCAATGCAGGATTGGTATTTGACAATACCTTAGTTACTGGTCTCAAAAACTTTGAAGGAACGCGGGCAAAAGTATTTTTTACCCATTACCAGGGCCTGAATGATCCTGGCAAATCATTCAGTAACATTGAAGTGGATGTCAGACATTATCAGAAATTATACCGTGATATTACTTTTGCTACGAGAGTCTTCTATGGTAATTTCTTTGGCAGCAACGCTCAAAAGTACTTGCTGGGTGGGATGAACAATTGGCTTTTCTTCAATACCGACACACAAGACGAAAATGATCCACTCGCTATTGAACGAAATGTAGACAATAGCAACATCCTTTTTACCCAGTTTACTGATATGCGGGGTTTCAACTACAATAAGTTTAATGGTACGGATGTACTTACTTTCACCGCTGAGCTACGTTTGCCGATTGTGCGTTTCTTCCACAGAGGGCCAATCGCCTCTAATTTCTTTCGCAATCTCGAGTTTGTTGGTTTTTATGATATCGGTTCTTCCTGGACCGGAAATAGCCCTTTTAACGAGGAAAATAGCCTGAATACTGAAGTGATTGATGATGGAGGACCATTCCGTGCGGAAATCAAAAACTTCAAAAACCCCTGGTTACAAAGTTATGGAGCAGGGAT
- a CDS encoding NAD(P)/FAD-dependent oxidoreductase, producing MIFDFFIVGQGIAGSTLAWHLWEEGVNFKVFNVTKKESSSMVAAGLYNPVTGRKMVKTWNADLLFPYLESFYQRIEQKTNQSFLYPKPIYRPFVSVEEQNDWLAKADNKAFAAYVEKIATSSLFPGVLNDPWGGILLKSSGYLDVPAYLKASQAFFNRQQVYQEVSFGWQDLRITKDKDYAEIGGQKARHLIFCEGPEAIKNPFFHWLPFHLVKGEILYIKPEERQEVVFNRGIFILPVGEECKVGSTYDHHDLSYQTTSEGRTFLEEKIQKLCKLRYQVSGQIAGIRPATQDRKPFIGIHPEHKPLGIFNGLGTKGVSLAPYYAKQFTLRLLEGQFLDTEVDIQRFNHLYNSVLT from the coding sequence ATGATTTTTGACTTTTTCATTGTAGGGCAAGGAATTGCTGGTAGTACATTAGCCTGGCATCTTTGGGAAGAGGGTGTAAACTTTAAAGTTTTCAATGTAACTAAAAAAGAATCTTCATCCATGGTAGCTGCGGGTTTGTATAATCCGGTAACTGGTAGAAAAATGGTAAAAACCTGGAACGCCGACCTTTTATTTCCCTATCTGGAGTCATTTTACCAACGCATTGAACAAAAGACCAATCAAAGTTTTCTCTATCCTAAGCCTATCTACAGACCTTTTGTTTCGGTAGAAGAACAAAATGACTGGCTTGCCAAAGCTGACAATAAAGCATTTGCAGCTTACGTTGAGAAAATAGCCACCAGCAGTCTTTTTCCGGGAGTCCTCAATGATCCCTGGGGAGGTATTTTACTCAAAAGTTCAGGCTATCTTGATGTACCTGCTTATCTGAAAGCAAGTCAAGCCTTTTTCAACCGGCAGCAGGTGTATCAGGAGGTATCTTTTGGTTGGCAGGATTTAAGAATTACCAAAGACAAAGACTATGCGGAGATCGGAGGGCAAAAAGCGAGGCACCTGATATTTTGTGAAGGTCCTGAAGCTATCAAAAACCCTTTTTTCCACTGGCTTCCCTTTCATCTGGTAAAAGGAGAGATTTTATATATTAAGCCAGAAGAGAGACAAGAAGTAGTATTTAACCGTGGTATATTTATATTGCCTGTGGGAGAAGAGTGTAAAGTAGGTTCTACGTATGATCATCATGATCTGAGTTATCAAACTACTAGCGAGGGCCGAACTTTTTTGGAGGAAAAAATCCAAAAATTGTGTAAGTTACGTTATCAGGTTAGTGGACAGATCGCTGGTATAAGGCCTGCGACCCAAGATCGGAAGCCATTCATTGGAATACATCCCGAACATAAACCATTGGGTATTTTTAATGGTTTAGGAACGAAAGGCGTATCCCTGGCACCTTATTACGCTAAACAATTTACTCTACGGCTCTTGGAGGGCCAGTTTCTTGACACAGAAGTGGATATTCAAAGATTTAATCATCTGTATAATTCAGTATTGACCTAA
- the pssA gene encoding CDP-diacylglycerol--serine O-phosphatidyltransferase has protein sequence MVRYIPNFLTICNLLSGCLGIVLIAEGDLNSGAYMIWVAAIFDFFDGLSARAFRAYSSIGGELDSLADMVSFGVLPSFIVYELLKNSLPDPLFYAAFIAFSIAAFSAIRLAIFNIDTRQTSSFIGLPTPASALLISALPLSDIPIVEQLMNNDIFLIVLVLVVSYLLVARVELMALKFDGFGWTKNKLKYSFMLISLVLVLILNTIAIPLVIVLYIIFSLFKNSWQSSPGKSS, from the coding sequence ATGGTGAGATATATTCCTAATTTTTTGACGATTTGCAATCTGCTGAGTGGATGTCTGGGCATCGTTCTTATAGCAGAGGGCGACCTGAATAGTGGAGCTTATATGATCTGGGTAGCCGCAATATTTGACTTTTTTGATGGACTTAGTGCCCGCGCCTTTAGAGCTTACTCCAGCATTGGTGGTGAACTTGATTCCTTAGCTGATATGGTGAGCTTTGGAGTGTTACCCTCTTTTATCGTGTATGAATTACTCAAAAATTCACTTCCTGATCCGCTATTCTATGCAGCATTTATCGCCTTCTCTATAGCAGCATTCTCCGCCATACGATTGGCAATTTTTAACATAGATACCCGTCAGACCAGTAGTTTTATAGGCTTACCCACTCCGGCCAGCGCTTTGCTTATCAGTGCCCTGCCTTTAAGCGACATCCCGATTGTAGAGCAACTGATGAATAATGATATATTTCTGATCGTACTGGTACTTGTTGTTTCTTACTTACTGGTAGCCAGGGTTGAACTGATGGCGCTAAAGTTTGATGGTTTTGGCTGGACAAAGAACAAACTCAAGTACAGTTTTATGCTCATTTCTCTGGTCCTGGTGCTGATACTGAATACGATAGCCATTCCATTGGTCATTGTTTTGTACATTATTTTCTCTCTTTTCAAAAATTCATGGCAAAGCAGCCCCGGTAAATCATCCTGA
- the purS gene encoding phosphoribosylformylglycinamidine synthase subunit PurS, which yields MNFIAKINIMPKPEILDPQGKAVRLGLGNLGLSQIHDVRIGKHITMEVDADSEQEAKEKVELACQKLLANIIMENYEFALEKAGA from the coding sequence ATGAACTTCATCGCAAAGATAAACATCATGCCTAAGCCAGAAATCCTCGATCCTCAGGGAAAAGCAGTTCGTTTGGGACTGGGTAATTTAGGCCTGAGTCAAATCCATGATGTGAGAATAGGCAAACATATCACGATGGAGGTAGATGCAGATAGCGAGCAGGAGGCAAAAGAAAAAGTAGAACTTGCCTGCCAAAAACTACTGGCCAACATTATCATGGAAAATTATGAGTTTGCATTGGAGAAAGCCGGTGCCTGA